The Poecilia reticulata strain Guanapo linkage group LG4, Guppy_female_1.0+MT, whole genome shotgun sequence genomic interval TTTTACTGGTCAACTCAAAAAGTAACATAAATATACCAGGCCGCTGAACTGAAATGCAGCTGTCAGAGTTAATGACTAACATCAGGAACATGGATCATATTGTGTCATAATATTAATTCAGGACTGAAACATTACTGTTTAATGCATTTCCCAATgaaagaatgttttgttttttattttagtttgcattttaacaaatatttcaacatgTTGCCTTAatgattttcatcattttatacaatttcttaagatatttttctttacctttgtTTCCTTATTTACTATAAGGCACTTTTAATTAGCTTGTGTACACtgccattttaataaattatctaTCTTGACAGAGTTTAGATTCAACATACTGCACTGTACCTCAAATAAGCCACGAGCCACGGGAAAGATCCTCCTGACCACCTGCAAGACCTGACTGGGGTCAGGTAGGAAGGGCAGCCAGCAGAGGCCAAAGGTCACCAACACTGTGGCAGTAATTTTCACCAACAGGACGAACCTTCATGAAAGACAAACATCTTTAATTGTGGGTGGTAAAGCTATatcacttaaataaataaataaaaaactaaatacctGTTGGggtatttagttttagtttttctgcagGGTTTCCCTAGACAATTAGCACAAACTGTCTGCAAGTCCTAAATTTGGGGTTTGACCCTCCTGCTGAGGAATGTAGTGAAAGCAATGCATCAGCTGAAAGTCCCCAGTGGGGGTCAGAGTAGCTTGTCAGCTGTAACTGTGAAGCTGCTGGTTAAGTTGCGCACACAGGCATAGCTGAGGAGTTTGGGCATGGCGAGAGTGTCATCTGGACATATCTTCCCAGGGGCCTAATCCGGCACTCCATTTGCTACTAAATGCCCTTGGTACATTGTTACTAGATAAACAGACACTGGACACACTGGTAATAGCATCCAATCTGATTACCTCAGTCATTCTGTGACTCTCAGGAAGACACTGCTCTCTTACCGGCTCACATTACAAGTGTGGGCTTGCAGCTGACACATTCATGCACACTGACAAAACAATATAATCAACAAATGCACTCTTCAATAACCATGTTATCACAGGGATCAATTTAAATTATCTTATAGATTGGAGTTTCCTTGGAGGTGTTTGGGCATAGAAACAAAGTTTAACAAGATATCAACAGAGAAAGAATACTGAAAAATTAGTCCAACTAATTTTTGATataatatttaaagtattttatgacgatataacatttctgtaatatttcCCAATGCATAGCACCAATCCATTTTTGTAATCACCCTCCATTTCCCCAATTGTAAGAAAAACTGGTTTCTCTTTGGGTTTTAGAAGGAAAATGGAGTATCCAGACACATTAACgagaagaacatgcaaacaaaagACCAAAGGCTGGGATTGTGACCCAGCACCTTCTTCCTCCAAGATAGCATTGCtaccaataataataaagttacataaaaaataaaaaagtgcacAAGTAAAGCAATAACACTTACCCACGCCCAATTAGCCCAGCTTTGATGCACTTTCCAAGAAGGTAACAGAAGAAGGGCAGTGCATGGTACAGCTCCATCTGTTTGTAGTTGAGAGCCAGAGAGAAGGCCAGGGAGCCCAAAGAGTTCCAGCCCAGCCCCAGAGCCAGAACCCCCCACAGGGCAAAGCCCAGGCTCACTCCATTATACCCAACACAGTCAAGGCTTTTACAAATTACTACTTTCACAGGCGCCATTACTAATGTCtaagcaacaaagaaaacaggtggaaattatgacatttttaaagaacagtaTAGACGGTAAGGAAAtaccaaaactttttataaaataattggGTGTTTAATATGTAATGGATCACATAATGTAGCCAAGATTCTCCTACATTTGCACCTAACATTACCCAACCCTCCCAAGAAATCAGGTTAATTGCCAAAATATACAAACATCTGTttgcaataaacaaaaatagattttttcttCTGGAATTAATAAAGTGTAATTTAATCGAATCCAAGAACGACTTAAATAGTTCAACATAACTAATATCAGAAGTGGTTTCTTCAGATTAAACCCAAACTAATgactactgcagctttaaaattattcaacttCTTCATGATATTCATCTTTAGAACATAACACAGAACCCTTTAGCTATTTTGAGCTGTTGAAAAAGTAACTCATACTCAGACATCAACTGCTGGTAGCGTTCCTGAGGAATGTCCATTCAGTTTTAGTCAGTCAAGCATGATGACTCCTTTAGTATCCTCCACAATTTCCTCTGAAACCCAGTCCTAGTGGACTGGAGGTAAACTCAGTATCCTTGTCCTTTTTGAAGATCTAATGACATCTAATCTTCAGCTGTCTCATGGATATCAAGAGGTATTTTCCAAGAATGTCCTAACGTTTGACTGAATGCATCTTTTAACATACATACATCAGGTTTCTAGTGCCAGAGGAACCAAATGCTTCACTGGAGGCATGGTGatgttttagcattagcattagcttcaacATGATGGAGGATGAATGATACTAGGTGAAGCTGTATAGTTTCAACTGCTTATGtttaaggtttatttttgcaacgtttatgaaaaaaaaattataacacTATTTTTGTGTGCTAATAGTAACATGCTAATGTGGACtgtcaaattcaattcaatatttttatgagATGCAATGAAAAAGGTCTACCTGACAGACAACTTGATTGATACTTTATGTTAATTGTAAAACTTTGCCATGCTGTTTCACTGCCGCTCTTAAAAGTCAGActatatttcatttaaacaaatcaaagtaCTGAAAACTTTACTGcaataaatttacaaataaataaaatacatttgcacGTAAAGGATACTGAAAATGGCCGTAGTCTATGAGAATTAGTCCTGGGTAAAGAAGCATGCTGAGAAGAATGGAAACCTAGAAAGacaaattcagaaaacaaatgactaCATTTGGGTCTTCAGAGTACATTGCTATATAGACATTTAGGTACAACCCTTACCCTTCTCTTAGCAGAGCCATCAGTCAGGTATAAACAGTATAAAACAACTGCAGGAATGTATATCAACACATCTGTCACCAGGactaaaagacagaaaacaacaagattaaaataatttaagaaaccAGTAACAAAGAAAGGCAGACTACAGCTTTTAGTGTCTGCcaacaaaatgttgctttagCTAAAAAAGCTCATAGACCTACAAAGTTTGTTAgaatcttaaaaaacaacaaaagctaaaaaagacCAGAAGAATTATAAACGGAATACAACCCTATAAATGCAAATGTGCATGTTTATTTAATACGTACAGGAAATTAttacaaaacagttttcattaaaaatcttTACCTTcttgatgaaaaagaaatttcTTTAGTATGTAATATTAACACAATTATTTGGAGACAGAATTATGATGCAAACATAGAGGAAGGTTTTGATGAAACTATACCTGTAGTTCTCATAAATAGCTTGTGGGCTGGACTTTCATAGCCTCTGGATCTGTGCAGCTCAACCCAGTCAGGGTTTAGAATATTTGCTCtgcaaatagaaaataaaggaaatgcaCAATAGCCACAGCTACCATTACACATGTGCATGCAAGATGCTATAATCACAACGGCCAGATTCTGCCTGTGGACTAATGAATCGCTAACCTTTGGTAGCATACAAAACAAATTGCACAATTGTTTTATTAACAGCTACTAACTTAATGAACTAAAATCACTGACAGGTGGATTTTAGTTCACCTGTCAGTGAACAGGTATATGGGGTGAACTAGTGAAGTAGGTATATATATCTAGCATTTGTTCCTAATTTTTGATCAGCTTAAACATaggaaattgaaataaaatttaaaaattgttacCGTCACAAAACCTTAAGTGTAATTTGAAGCATATATTCTTTTTGTTAGCCATCTTTTTCAATAAAGgaggccatttttttttcaaagctgtgATTTTGTGACAACTATGTATAcagttattttatatataaactaTGATTTATTAACCCCTTCTCCCACCAAAAAAGTACGTTTCTGTGCCTAGATGATTAAAATTACTCACACATAAGCACAGAGCCAGCTGTGGTAGGCGGTGAGAGGAGGGTAGTCAAGACCCCAATAGTTCAAGTCATTATCAGAGGTGTTAAAGTAcctgtagaaaaataaaagtgttactAAAGGAACATGGATttggatttagaaaaaaatgaggaCAAAAATCTGGTCCGATGATCACCATAACAGTCAGACTTGCCATTGTTGAACAGGGAGGTTGTAGGTCACTTCTTGCCAGTGTCTTTGGGCTTCATAGTCACCAAACATGGGAGGTTTTCCTGCACCTGTACAGAAATGATTGTCCTGTCAGTAAATGTTAACTTCTAgtgatgaaacaaagaaataaaaaaatcaaacaatcgACAGTAATGCAAGTCAGCTAGTTTActcttttaatataaaaagcGTAGTACACTGCACATCTTCCTCGTAGTTTCCAAACAATCAAAACAGCTTCACTAAAACAATCCAGACAACTTAGTGCAGTTAACATGCAGGTTCACACTCTCCCTACCTGAATATGAGTTTAGCGACACGCCCCATCTTACCAAAACAGCGAGTAAAACGCTAATCGATACTAAACTCCACGTTTGCATAACTCTAAGTGATAAAAACGGGGGCTTTGTTTTagaaacaagcgacaaaaacagtttcattCAGACTCGTCAGGAGTCCGTTTCCGTACACGTCATCCACCAAGGCTACGTCTCACTAGCTCATTGGTCAGAGAGTTCTGATGCGAGGAGGAAGTTCAATGAGGCGTTTCAAAAATTGGAATTAACAGAGATACAGGAATCTGTCGCTCAGACAAGAAAATCACGTGATTCTCCCCCCCCCTCAAATATCGGTAATAGAAAATCTTAAACATCGTTTTAGAGTCTAAGTCTTTCAGCGGTTGTCGTATATAATTTTAACCCGGTAGATGCAAAAGCTGATACTCCTTTTCCCACGTAGAATGAATGCACCATTTAACAGTACGCGATTCATAGTAAATTTAAATACTCCAGCATTTTTCTAGCTATTAGAAACTAAAAAGTtagcagaacattttattttgataatattACAGTAGGAGTGTACGTCAACTTCTCAAAAGATCACGGAAttatcctgaaagaaaaaataaatacgtaaataaaattattccttGTAATTTTAAGTTTGAAATTTGTGATTTCAATAAGTATCAAAAAACCACTACCTATTTTACGTTTTGCACGAATTCCGACATTATTCTCAAATAAGTTGAACACAAACTATACAGTGCCAAAAATACTTATACcacttatatttttttacatcatgtcatgttacaaccaaagATATCAAAATGTCTTATAGGATTTTATTATACACAGTAGTGCATAATACTGAaaatcaaaattcaaaaatacctaattgattccaaagggaaattaaatgttaatgtaaCTCATATTATCCAAGATTCTTCAAAAttgttgtagatgctgatggctgtgggcaggaaggatgtCCTGTAGTGGTCTTCATTACAGCGGTctgaaaaagcctctgactCAAGACACTGTGTTGGTGTAAAACATGAAGTAGATGCTTTTCTTGATTTTCATCTGCAGTGATTCCACTATGGTCAaccccgctcccttcttcccccattcgtgaacaagatccccagatacttaaactcctccaYttgaggcaggacgaccccccttgacccggagaaggcactctacccttttccagctcaagaccatggcctcggatttggaggcactgagcctcatcccggccgcttcacactctgGTCATACTAAgaaaggaatttaaaattttgtgtcTAAAATGTGGCTTTTGAGCAATTAACGTTCTTCTCTTgacttatttttcaaaatcttaATGATGGTGTcttatcaaaattaaaaaaacactgtttattGTGTGacttctttaataaaaaatatgatgtgctttttttttcttttagagtttttctggattttgttCATCAGTAGCTGGACAGGAAAAtgaacagagagagaaggagaagacaTACATGACCCAAGGTCGACAATCAAATCTCAGACTATACCCTCTATAGAGTGCCTGCTTTTCCATTGAGACACGCagtattttttcaaacataaaaaacttaCCTCATTACTGAGCTTAAGGTCAACTGGAGAAATAGACAAACAAGACCGACTGAGATAATTAGCCCAATTTTTGGACAAGTCAAAATCAGGCTTTGCAACCTAAGAACACTGTTCCCACTGTTAAACATGCTGGTGGCAGCAGTATGCTGCAGGATATTATGCTATGTTTTACAGTCTGTGGTGTTAGTGAAATGCATAAAGTGGATAGAATATTGAAGAATGAAAACTAACTCTAAGTTCCTTAACTTTCACCTCAGTGCAACAGCTGGATGGTTAAAGCATCAAAGTTTCAGCTGAGCAAAAATCCCAAACACACTTTAAAACCGGCTTTGGGATGAATGAAACAGGCGTCTTCTGGAATCTGCTTCTCAAAGGCCAAATCTCAGCTCTAATAAAAATTTGGCCACTATGTTTAGAAACGCAGTCAAATTTTTAAACTTAACAATTCAAAATTGTTAGCTTTAAAGCTGACAAAGACTGTTAACTTGAAAGCTAACAGTCTCTATTTGCACAGAAAGGTGTGCTTTCTGAGCCAAAGGAAATTTAAGGCAACATTAATTGGggtgtatgtatatttttgagaCTTGCACATTATATTGAGTGTATAATATAAAAGGAAgtgtagaatttaaaaaattaagaacaCAGCTGCAATTACAGCTTGCAACGCTTTTAAAATTTCAACTCTCAATCTAAAAGCAAACATATTGTATTAATGGCTAAAATTTAAACCTCTTCAATTTGACTCTTTTTATGTTATATTGCAGTGAAAATGTTAGCTGCCTTGTATGTTTAGTATCAGACACCCTCTGTACACAGATGCTATGCTACGGTACATCTTCCCCTCACAATGTAAATCCCAGCCTGCAGGGCCATTTCCTCCTCCATGTGACCTTTTCTTCTGTTGACACCATCATCCTTGTTCCCAAGGTGTTAGGATTTGTTGGGTGTGACATGTTCCTTGTGGTTCCGCCATCAATTatgcataaataataataacctcGCACAACTGCTGATTTGCAATGACACTTTCATTCCGACGGCAGCAGCCTATAACTCAGTGCTACCTATTAGTTATTAATGCCTGGCCACGCCAGCTTTACTTTGTCATTTATTGCTTCATCTCTATgcctttttaaatattcagcaaCTGATGTATCTACGTTTACTGTCTGTGTTCCCTGCCCAGAAAAGGACTGTAGCATCTGGTGGAGGATGACGTAATAAAGACGGTAAGCCAAGGCTTTGCTGTTTGCACAGCAGTATTGGCATGGGTGGGTTACTTGTGTAACAACTGTTTGAAAacttgctgttttaaaacaaccacTTTTTTACCCTTCAAGcagtttaaagtcattttaatgtaagAATGGAACAGATGACCTGACTAATTAACAAGCTAATGTCAACTTGACATGTGTGACTCCAAAAAGCACAATGACAGAATGATGATAAAGTAATATTCTGCATCCCATGGTTGGCTCAGAGCTTAACTACTTCATAACTGCTTAATTTAGCATGCTCtatattgtaataaaaataataattctctcaacatatctctctctctctttgagcTAAAACCAATAAAAGTGCTACTTCACTCATTAGCTCTATAAACATTTTTCGTTAACTTAGAAAGTACTCCAGGACCAGggcttctgtgttttttatttttatttatttatttattttttgtctatcTGCTCTGTCTCCTCAAATCCCTAATGGGTCAAAGCAGATGACCACTCACAGTGAGCTGCGTTTTGCTGCAGGTTTCTCCTTGTTAAAATGGAGTTGTTCCTTTTCACTGTCACCACATGTATACTTAATATGAGGAATTGCTATGAAGGTAACAACTCTATGCAAGCAACTACGTCCTGTCAACACTTTTCATTCAGGTGGACTGGTTGCTGCAAAGTTCATCACTAAAAGTGTCTGAGGCATTTTCTTTGATAGAATACCGTTTTACCAATTTATGCAGTAAATGTAAGTTTGAATGTTTGTAATATGATATTAATCTATCTAAATGATTAAATGGGTTAAactatagaattttttttaatataaattgaaTTTCTTTGTCTCTTAAAGTGACTTCAAATTATACTTTTGCTTCAAAGTAAATTTGTGCTACAtatataaactgaaataaagcaaaatttaaATTCATGGATAGACAACATTAATACAtagcaaaatctaaaattatttgtaacactggcagatttagatttagaaTTAGTTTGCTTTTGGTAGAACGTTGAGACAGGCCGCTCtaaatagttaaaaaataaaagagggatcaatataaaaaactaatattggtaacactttatttgaagggttctccataagactgacatgacactgccatacccatgacataacacctgtcatgaacagaACGAAGTccttatgaatgtttatgacacttgtcatgaagtgtcatttggtaaatagcgacacttttaatgcaaagttgctctaaaagttgcattaaaagtccattgaaagtgccaactttgcatgattttgtaaattatgataatttaacaGGTAGGCTAAGGCTACATCATTGTTTAAAGCACCAAACTGGAAAGTTTGGACTGCTAAACTGAATGTTAAGTTATTATAAAAGGCTCACCACAGGTTGTTAAAACAGTGGCATAACATTTGGTGGAGTTAATTGTATGTGTAGTCAAATGTAAATGTCTTAATCCTAAATCTGCCTTAAATTTGGATGTGCGGCAGGATCAGTGATTATGCTATTTTTGGATGTGTGATCCAAGAAGCTTGTAAGATTCTGATCAACATACAATAACTAGGACTATATTGTAGCATAAGATTGACTGGATTaatcaatg includes:
- the alg6 gene encoding dolichyl pyrophosphate Man9GlcNAc2 alpha-1,3-glucosyltransferase; translation: MKLFLSLVSKTKPPFLSLRVMQTWSLVSISVLLAVLVRWGVSLNSYSGAGKPPMFGDYEAQRHWQEVTYNLPVQQWYFNTSDNDLNYWGLDYPPLTAYHSWLCAYVANILNPDWVELHRSRGYESPAHKLFMRTTVLVTDVLIYIPAVVLYCLYLTDGSAKRRVSILLSMLLYPGLILIDYGHFQYNGVSLGFALWGVLALGLGWNSLGSLAFSLALNYKQMELYHALPFFCYLLGKCIKAGLIGRGFVLLVKITATVLVTFGLCWLPFLPDPSQVLQVVRRIFPVARGLFEDKVANTWCSLNALIKIRSILTSDSQLYLSLAFTLLAALPSSIRLLMKPTFWNFKLALVNSSLAFFLFSYQVHEKSILLAALPVCLLLNEFPLMCVWFLQASTFSMLPLFLKDGLLVPYTVTFLGFPFLTVYLLSALEDCSEDELKLGTSGKLFPWIPKIYLACIMKWKFYISMALMAVLSVLSVVMDPPPHLPDLFPVLVSTTAFMHFLGVFLHFSIVQFMEPPRKKSRKKNN